Proteins encoded by one window of Vidua chalybeata isolate OUT-0048 chromosome 8, bVidCha1 merged haplotype, whole genome shotgun sequence:
- the LOC128791565 gene encoding bone morphogenetic protein 7-like, with the protein MATRPPCLWLCLAGLLSLRAANALPLRPDPRDAVLAEALQRLREVFDIEELPPDVLPRKKPPQFMVDLFNKVADANGITRAPGLLQGDVVRSFEDRVHVDHHHFYFDISAMEKGEQMLKAEFRVFKLKRTHRSRRSDMQHFCKVEVYELLESENKPHKKHLIASRLLSLYTEGWEVFNVTQTVSKWVGNSSSNHGFWITATHVSNHEMEHNVVTFAKSQSALQESRNALLVLFTNSNKRRSHSFVPSATKSETNPAKSDASRVSQDTAVVESSSASMSRRPRAAAAAAARSPLAACHRRELYVDFHAIGWSGWIIYPSGYNAFYCRGSCIFPLGESLNATNHATVQSIVYTLKLSQDVSMPCCVPDELKSLNLLYFDDKQNVVLKNYKDMVATRCGCH; encoded by the exons ATGGCGACCCGCCCGCCgtgcctgtggctgtgcctggccGGGCTGCTGAGCCTGCGGGCGGCGAACGCCCTGCCCCTGCGCCCCGACCCGCGGGACGCCGTGCTGGCGGAGGCCTTGCAGCGCCTGCGGGAGGTCTTCGACATCGAGGAGCTGCCGCCCGACGTGCTGCCCCGCAAGAAGCCGCCCCAGTTCATGGTGGATCTCTTCAACAAGGTGGCCGACGCCAACGGCATCACCCGCGccccggggctgctgcagggcgACGTGGTGCGCAGCTTCGAGGACCGAG TTCACGTGGACCACCACCACTTCTACTTCGACATCAGCGCGATGGAGAAGGGCGAGCAGATGCTGAAAGCCGAGTTCAGGGTCTTCAAGCTTAAGAGGACGCATCGGTCCAGAAGGTCCGACATGCAACACTTCTGCAAA GTGGAAGTGTATGAGCTCTTGGAGAGTGAAAATAAGCCACATAAAAAACACCTCATTGCATCAAGGTTATTGTCCCTCTACACGGAAGGCTGGGAAGTCTTCAACGTCACACAGACA GTTTCCAAGTGGGTTGGAAACAGCAGCTCCAACCATGGCTTTTGGATAACTGCGACGCATGTTTCCAACCATGAAATGGAACACAACGTGGTTACATTTGCCAAGAGCCAGAGCGCTTTGCAGGAGAGCAGAAATGCTCTCCTTGTCCTCTTCACGAACAGTAACAAACGGAGGTCTCACAGCTTTGTACCCTCTGCTACAA AATCAGAAACAAACCCTGCCAAATCTGATGCCTCACGTGTTTCTCAAGACACTGCTGTCGTGgaaagcagcagtgccagcatgAGCAGGAGACCCCGAGCTGCCGCGGCCGCTGCTGCCAGAAGCCCATTAGCAGCATGTCACCGAAGGGAGCTCTATGTAGACTTCCATGCTATTGGCTGGTCAGGATGGATTATTTACCCAAGTGGATACAATGCATTTTATTGCAGAGGATCCTGCATCTTCCCTTTGGGGGAAAGTCTAAATGCAACAAACCATGCTACTGTTCAGTCCATTGTTTATACACTGAAATTGTCTCAAGATGTCAGCATGCCCTGCTGTGTGCCAGATGAATTGAAGTCCCTCAATCTTCTCTACTTTGATGACAAACAGAATGTCGTccttaaaaattataaagacATGGTGGCAACAAGGTGTGGTTGTCATTAg